The proteins below come from a single Crossiella sp. CA-258035 genomic window:
- a CDS encoding MBL fold metallo-hydrolase yields MELRVLGCSGGWPGPGEPCSGYLLTAAGRRTWLDAGTGTLPELLRHTELRALDAVWITHLHTDHCGDLPAAFHALAYGPPGGGPLPVFGPPGLTGHLLTQLDEDPQELHRFLAITELTDNSAHAVGGLRLTAIAVQHGMPAFGLRAEAGGEVLGYTGDSRSCPAITELAADADLFLCEAFLSAPTSRPFTSVMTPEDAGRHAEQGRARRLVLTHLHPGTDPEAARARAAGEYRGPVEVARPGAVFQTSGGVRA; encoded by the coding sequence GTGGAACTGCGCGTGCTGGGCTGCTCCGGCGGCTGGCCGGGACCGGGTGAGCCCTGCTCCGGATACCTGCTGACCGCGGCAGGCCGCCGGACCTGGCTGGACGCGGGCACCGGCACCCTGCCGGAGCTGTTGCGGCACACCGAGCTGCGCGCCCTGGACGCGGTGTGGATCACCCACCTGCACACCGACCACTGCGGCGACCTGCCTGCCGCCTTCCACGCCCTGGCCTACGGTCCGCCGGGCGGCGGGCCGCTGCCGGTGTTCGGCCCGCCCGGCCTGACCGGTCACCTGCTGACCCAGCTGGACGAGGATCCCCAAGAGCTGCACCGGTTCTTGGCCATCACGGAGCTGACTGACAACTCCGCGCACGCGGTCGGCGGGCTGCGGCTGACCGCGATCGCGGTGCAGCACGGCATGCCGGCCTTCGGGCTCCGCGCCGAGGCCGGGGGCGAGGTCCTCGGCTACACCGGGGACTCGCGCAGCTGCCCGGCGATCACCGAACTGGCCGCGGACGCGGACCTGTTCCTGTGCGAGGCGTTCCTGTCCGCACCGACCAGCCGCCCGTTCACCAGCGTGATGACCCCGGAGGACGCGGGCAGGCATGCCGAGCAGGGCCGGGCGCGGCGGCTGGTGCTCACCCACCTGCACCCGGGCACGGACCCGGAGGCGGCGCGGGCCAGGGCGGCGGGGGAGTACCGGGGGCCGGTCGAGGTGGCCCGGCCGGGCGCGGTGTTTCAGACCTCCGGCGGCGTCCGCGCGTAG
- a CDS encoding histidine kinase, with product MTGLAVGLALRWPGEHALDGLGWPLLLAGCAPLLVRTRFPLAALAAHSLLALPYHWLDYPHEALIVPAMALLFSAAERLARPWSWLAPAVLVLLTVTSELVQDGEITLGLLGPVGWLVAAAVLGAAVRATRTARAGRRAEAARLAAEERLRTARDLHDVLAHSITVIGVQAGVAAHLLTTGPLDRAALAETLDGITESCGRARAEVRAALDSLRGPSVEASSDRLPVPGLAGLPALLGPVRATGIEVELRADELAGLPPALDVVAYRIVQEALTNLVRHARATRASVEITRTPSHLLLTVADNGRGTADSAGLGLTGLAERAHALGGTLSTGSPAAGGFLVMAELPIPEAA from the coding sequence GTGACCGGGCTGGCCGTCGGCCTCGCGCTGCGCTGGCCGGGCGAGCACGCACTGGACGGGCTGGGCTGGCCGTTGTTGCTGGCCGGGTGCGCGCCGCTGCTGGTCCGCACCCGGTTCCCGCTGGCCGCCCTGGCCGCGCACAGCCTGCTCGCGCTGCCCTACCACTGGCTGGACTACCCGCACGAGGCGCTGATCGTCCCGGCGATGGCCCTGCTGTTCAGCGCCGCGGAACGGCTCGCTCGCCCCTGGTCCTGGCTGGCTCCCGCGGTCCTGGTGCTGCTCACGGTGACCTCCGAACTGGTGCAGGACGGGGAGATCACCCTCGGCCTGCTCGGCCCGGTCGGCTGGCTGGTGGCCGCGGCGGTGCTCGGCGCGGCCGTGCGCGCCACCAGGACCGCCAGGGCCGGCCGCCGGGCCGAGGCCGCGCGGCTGGCCGCCGAGGAGCGGCTGCGCACCGCGCGGGACCTGCACGACGTGCTGGCGCACAGCATCACCGTGATCGGCGTGCAGGCGGGGGTGGCCGCGCACCTGCTGACCACCGGGCCGCTGGACCGGGCGGCGCTGGCGGAGACCCTGGACGGCATCACCGAGTCCTGTGGACGGGCCAGGGCCGAGGTGCGCGCGGCCCTGGACTCGTTGCGCGGCCCGAGCGTCGAAGCGTCCTCCGACCGCCTGCCGGTGCCCGGACTGGCCGGGCTGCCCGCGCTGCTCGGGCCGGTGCGCGCCACCGGCATCGAGGTCGAGCTGCGCGCCGACGAACTCGCCGGACTGCCGCCCGCGCTGGACGTGGTGGCCTACCGGATCGTGCAGGAAGCCCTGACCAACCTGGTCCGGCACGCCCGCGCCACCCGCGCCTCGGTGGAGATCACCCGCACGCCGAGCCACCTGCTGCTGACCGTCGCTGACAACGGTCGCGGGACCGCTGACAGCGCCGGGCTGGGACTGACCGGGCTCGCCGAACGGGCCCACGCCCTCGGCGGCACGCTCAGCACCGGTTCGCCCGCCGCGGGCGGGTTCCTGGTCATGGCCGAACTGCCCATCCCGGAGGCGGCATGA
- a CDS encoding response regulator transcription factor, which translates to MIRVVLADDQTLVRRAFALLVGSAPDMTVVGEAATGTEAVRAARDHRADVVVMDIRMPELDGVEATRLIAGDEDLAGVRVLVLTTYDTGDNVVAALRAGASGFLVKDTQPAALLEAIRTVAAGESLLSPGPTATLIARFRETPEPVVRQGELAALTARETEVLTLVAQGLTNHEIAARLVLSPLTVKTYLSRLLTKLDARDRVQLVILAYRAGLV; encoded by the coding sequence ATGATCCGCGTGGTCCTCGCCGACGACCAGACCCTGGTCCGCCGCGCCTTCGCCCTGCTGGTCGGCTCCGCGCCGGACATGACCGTGGTCGGCGAGGCCGCCACCGGCACTGAGGCGGTGCGCGCGGCCAGGGACCACCGGGCCGATGTGGTGGTGATGGACATCCGGATGCCCGAGCTGGACGGGGTTGAGGCCACCCGGCTGATCGCCGGGGACGAGGACCTGGCCGGGGTGCGGGTGCTGGTGCTGACCACCTACGACACCGGGGACAACGTGGTGGCCGCGCTGCGCGCCGGGGCCAGCGGGTTCCTGGTCAAGGACACCCAGCCCGCGGCGCTGCTGGAGGCGATCCGCACGGTCGCCGCCGGGGAGTCGCTGCTGTCCCCTGGGCCGACCGCGACGTTGATCGCGCGGTTCCGGGAGACGCCGGAACCTGTTGTCCGGCAAGGGGAACTCGCCGCGCTCACCGCGCGGGAGACCGAGGTGCTGACCCTGGTCGCACAGGGCCTGACCAACCACGAGATCGCCGCGCGGCTGGTGCTCAGCCCGCTGACGGTCAAGACCTACCTGAGCCGCCTGCTCACCAAGCTGGACGCACGCGACCGGGTGCAGCTGGTGATCCTGGCCTACCGGGCCGGTCTGGTCTGA
- a CDS encoding FtsX-like permease family protein, giving the protein MARSPLLRTVIQEIKQRPTRLLLTGLAVVVATMFAAASLMFTATLRVALINTASTTPEAAAAVFTPKTEYDPNNPDKPGKDFTAELKAVPGVDEVAPEGAAYLYSAKDSSQPWRVVADTPGALARATLLSGKLPGGANEVAVSEATAKREDLKVGSTVSLIGRGGGQQAATLTVTGLVKIKGGGDRTLVASPATVHGLEPRSSWYTYEITAKPGSTPEQVVTAIKAKLGDQVQQVRTGAEQRKIDTDRLGSSADQILMVLSVFTGLAMLAAALVVSSTFRIVIAQRRRRTALMRCVGASRGQVLRALLAEAGASGLVAGVLGAGLALGLGHAALAIINTQVETPLPSLQVSWVNLALCVLAATVITVIAAVGPAVAGTKVPPVAALGAAKVSEAGTGRSKARVVFMTLCLLTAVGLLFLRPGGDKGSELNMLSVVASGVFAFAALILGGPLLMPLLARLVGAPVRAVGKVPGRIAVGNALRVPKRTAATTVVLTMGVGLIAAVLVGLASAQAGANERIDARYPAKLSVESNDADGIADKTAKAVDALPETGQVSKLLSARVALKGPGASLDQIYAVGVDVSTFPALTKGRVDQGKLTDLGKGKAGLSEVLAVKLGAKLGDKLGVSGPGGGKLEVTVAAVYRDAGTLGSVSLFPGDLTTVEPKAAVNQLLVDPAPGTDVDALRKAVGVVATAEGGVRITVPEDEKKELATALNTMSLVALGLVGMTVLVAVVGVAVTLSLSVVERTQESGLLRAIGLSRGGLRAALAWEAVVFGACAAVVGLGLGGLYGGLAVQSLELFGSVTVPWLQLAAVGLGLVALALVAAVGPARRSARVSPLEALVAD; this is encoded by the coding sequence GTGGCGCGTTCGCCCTTGCTGCGCACCGTGATCCAGGAGATCAAGCAGCGGCCCACCCGGCTGCTGCTGACCGGCCTGGCCGTGGTGGTGGCCACCATGTTCGCGGCGGCCTCGCTGATGTTCACCGCCACCCTGCGGGTCGCGCTGATCAACACCGCCTCCACCACCCCGGAGGCGGCCGCCGCGGTCTTCACCCCGAAGACCGAGTACGACCCGAACAACCCGGACAAGCCGGGCAAGGACTTCACCGCCGAGCTCAAGGCGGTGCCGGGGGTCGACGAGGTGGCGCCGGAGGGCGCGGCCTACCTCTACAGCGCCAAGGACTCCAGCCAGCCGTGGCGGGTGGTCGCGGACACCCCCGGCGCGCTGGCCCGCGCGACCCTGCTCAGCGGCAAGCTGCCGGGCGGGGCCAACGAGGTCGCGGTCAGCGAGGCCACCGCCAAGCGGGAGGACCTCAAGGTCGGCTCCACCGTCTCGCTGATCGGCCGCGGCGGCGGTCAGCAGGCCGCGACGCTGACCGTCACCGGGCTGGTGAAGATCAAGGGCGGCGGGGACCGCACCCTGGTCGCCTCGCCCGCCACCGTGCACGGGCTGGAACCGCGCTCCTCCTGGTACACCTACGAGATCACCGCCAAGCCGGGCAGCACGCCGGAGCAGGTGGTAACCGCGATCAAGGCCAAGCTCGGCGACCAGGTGCAGCAGGTGCGCACCGGCGCGGAGCAGCGCAAGATCGACACCGACCGCCTTGGCAGCTCGGCGGACCAGATCCTGATGGTGCTCAGCGTGTTCACCGGCCTGGCCATGCTGGCTGCGGCGCTGGTGGTCTCCTCCACCTTCCGGATCGTCATCGCGCAGCGGCGGCGGCGCACCGCGCTGATGCGCTGCGTCGGCGCCTCGCGCGGACAGGTGCTGCGCGCGCTGCTGGCCGAGGCCGGGGCCTCCGGGCTGGTCGCGGGCGTGCTCGGCGCCGGGCTGGCGCTGGGTCTTGGGCACGCGGCGCTGGCGATCATCAACACCCAGGTGGAGACCCCGCTGCCCTCGTTGCAGGTCTCCTGGGTGAACCTGGCGCTGTGCGTGCTGGCCGCGACCGTGATCACGGTGATCGCCGCGGTCGGGCCCGCGGTCGCGGGCACCAAGGTGCCGCCGGTGGCGGCGCTGGGCGCGGCCAAGGTCAGCGAGGCAGGCACCGGGCGCAGCAAGGCGCGCGTGGTGTTCATGACGCTGTGCCTGCTGACCGCGGTGGGGCTGCTGTTCCTGCGGCCGGGCGGGGACAAGGGCTCGGAGCTCAACATGCTCTCCGTGGTCGCCTCCGGGGTCTTCGCCTTCGCCGCGCTGATCCTGGGCGGGCCGCTGCTGATGCCGTTGCTGGCCAGGCTGGTCGGCGCCCCGGTGCGCGCGGTCGGCAAGGTCCCTGGCCGGATCGCGGTCGGCAACGCGCTGCGGGTGCCCAAGCGGACCGCGGCCACCACCGTGGTGCTGACCATGGGCGTCGGCCTGATCGCGGCCGTGCTGGTCGGGCTCGCCTCGGCTCAGGCCGGTGCGAACGAGCGCATCGACGCCCGCTACCCGGCCAAGCTGAGCGTGGAGTCCAACGACGCCGACGGCATCGCGGACAAGACGGCCAAGGCCGTCGACGCCCTGCCGGAGACCGGGCAGGTCAGCAAGCTGCTCAGCGCTCGGGTGGCGCTGAAGGGACCTGGCGCGAGCCTCGACCAGATCTACGCCGTCGGCGTGGATGTCAGCACCTTCCCCGCCCTGACCAAGGGCAGGGTCGACCAGGGCAAGCTCACCGACCTGGGCAAGGGCAAGGCCGGGCTGTCCGAGGTCCTGGCGGTCAAGCTGGGCGCCAAGCTCGGCGACAAGCTCGGTGTCAGCGGTCCTGGCGGCGGCAAGCTGGAGGTGACCGTGGCCGCGGTCTACCGCGACGCGGGCACCCTCGGCTCGGTCTCGCTGTTCCCCGGCGACCTGACCACGGTCGAGCCCAAGGCAGCGGTCAACCAGCTGCTGGTCGACCCGGCCCCCGGCACCGATGTGGACGCGCTGCGCAAGGCCGTCGGCGTGGTCGCCACCGCCGAGGGCGGGGTGCGCATCACGGTGCCGGAGGACGAGAAGAAGGAGCTGGCCACCGCGCTGAACACGATGAGCCTGGTGGCGCTCGGCCTGGTCGGGATGACCGTGCTGGTCGCCGTGGTCGGCGTCGCGGTCACCCTGTCGCTGTCGGTGGTGGAGCGCACCCAGGAGTCCGGCCTGCTGCGGGCCATCGGCCTGTCCAGGGGCGGCCTGCGGGCCGCGCTGGCCTGGGAGGCGGTGGTCTTCGGCGCCTGCGCCGCGGTGGTCGGTCTCGGCCTGGGCGGCCTCTACGGCGGGCTGGCGGTGCAGAGCCTGGAGCTGTTCGGCTCGGTCACCGTGCCCTGGCTGCAACTGGCCGCGGTCGGCCTCGGCCTGGTGGCGCTGGCCCTGGTGGCCGCGGTGGGCCCGGCCCGCCGCTCGGCCAGGGTGAGCCCGCTGGAAGCCCTGGTCGCGGACTGA
- a CDS encoding ABC transporter ATP-binding protein, translated as MTSAPPTLRGADLRVAARTLGLVKVYGRGEAAVRALDGVDLEIHAGRFTAIMGPSGSGKSTMMHCLAGLDTASSGSVFLGETELNTLSDKALTTVRRDRIGFVFQSFNLLPQLTAEQNILLPLELAGKQPDRTWFDELVEILGIKDRLTHRPSEMSGGQQQRVAVARALVSRPEVIFADEPTGNLDSRSGHELLDLLRRSVHQFGQTVVMVTHDPVAASYADRVVLLADGRLAGEIYQPTADSVLDALRKLGV; from the coding sequence GTGACGTCAGCTCCGCCCACGCTCCGGGGCGCCGACCTGCGGGTCGCGGCTCGGACTCTCGGCCTGGTCAAGGTCTACGGCCGTGGCGAGGCCGCGGTCCGGGCGCTGGACGGGGTCGACCTGGAGATCCACGCCGGGCGGTTCACCGCGATCATGGGGCCCTCGGGCTCCGGCAAGTCGACCATGATGCACTGCCTCGCCGGGCTGGACACCGCCTCCAGCGGCTCGGTGTTCCTCGGCGAGACCGAGCTGAACACCCTGTCGGACAAGGCGTTGACCACCGTGCGCCGGGACCGGATCGGGTTCGTCTTCCAGTCCTTCAACCTGCTGCCGCAGCTGACCGCGGAGCAGAACATCCTGCTCCCGCTGGAACTGGCCGGCAAGCAGCCGGACCGCACGTGGTTCGACGAGCTGGTGGAGATCCTGGGCATCAAGGACCGGCTCACGCACCGGCCCTCGGAGATGTCCGGTGGTCAGCAGCAGCGGGTCGCGGTGGCGCGGGCGCTGGTGTCCCGGCCCGAGGTGATCTTCGCTGACGAGCCCACCGGCAACCTGGACTCGCGCAGCGGCCACGAGCTGCTCGACCTGCTGCGCCGCTCGGTGCACCAGTTCGGCCAGACCGTGGTGATGGTGACCCACGACCCGGTGGCCGCCTCCTACGCCGACCGCGTGGTGCTGCTCGCCGACGGCCGCCTGGCCGGCGAGATCTACCAGCCCACCGCGGACTCCGTGCTGGACGCGCTGCGCAAGCTGGGGGTCTGA
- the arc gene encoding proteasome ATPase, with product MQHDRPGSQPDEGGERISGGTAAELSAQIRFLEDELALVRRKLAESPRHARLLEQRLAEATTRVSQLTERNAKLVETLKEARGQLLALREEVDRLAQPPSGYGVFLARYEDSTVDVFTAGRRMRVAVSPAVEAESLQFGQSVRLNEALTVVEGGTFERTGEVCALREVLTEGEGLARALIVGHADEERVVWLAEPLLEQPLKPGDSLLVDSKAGFAYERVPKAEVEDLVLEEVPDIGYEDIGGLFKQIEQIRDAVELPFLHSDLFREYELRPPKGVLLYGPPGCGKTLIAKAVANSLAKKVAASRGDTDGQAKSYFLNIKGPELLNKFVGETERHIRLIFQRAREKASEGTPVIVFFDEMDSIFRTRGSGVSSDVETTIVPQLLSEIDGVEGLENVIVIGASNREDMIDPAILRPGRLDVKIKIERPDAEAAKDIFAKYLTANLPIHEEDLAEFGGDRSTCIQAMIQHTVERMYSETEDNRFLEVTYANGDKEILYFKDFNSGAMIQNIVDRAKKAAIKAVLDTKQPGLRVQHLHDAIVDEFAENEDLPNTTNPDDWARISGKKGERIVYIRTLVTGKNQESGRAIDTASNTGQYL from the coding sequence ATGCAGCACGATCGTCCCGGCAGCCAGCCCGACGAGGGTGGCGAGCGGATCAGCGGTGGCACGGCCGCTGAACTCAGTGCACAGATTCGGTTCCTTGAGGACGAGCTGGCCCTGGTACGCCGAAAGCTCGCCGAGTCTCCTCGGCACGCGCGGCTGCTGGAGCAGCGACTCGCCGAGGCCACAACTCGAGTGAGTCAGCTCACAGAACGCAATGCCAAGCTGGTCGAGACGCTGAAGGAAGCCCGAGGACAGCTGCTGGCCCTGCGCGAGGAGGTCGACCGCCTCGCCCAGCCGCCCAGCGGTTACGGGGTCTTCCTGGCCCGCTACGAGGACTCCACGGTGGACGTGTTCACCGCGGGTCGCCGGATGCGGGTCGCGGTGTCGCCGGCCGTCGAAGCGGAGAGCCTCCAGTTCGGTCAGAGCGTGCGCTTGAACGAGGCGCTGACCGTGGTGGAAGGCGGCACGTTCGAGCGCACCGGTGAGGTGTGCGCGCTCCGCGAGGTGCTGACCGAGGGCGAGGGCCTGGCCAGGGCGCTCATCGTCGGGCACGCCGATGAGGAGCGGGTGGTGTGGCTGGCCGAGCCCTTGCTCGAGCAGCCGCTCAAGCCCGGTGACTCCCTGCTGGTCGACTCCAAGGCCGGGTTCGCCTACGAACGGGTGCCCAAGGCCGAGGTCGAGGACCTGGTGCTGGAAGAGGTCCCCGACATCGGGTACGAGGACATCGGCGGCCTGTTCAAGCAGATCGAGCAGATCCGCGACGCGGTGGAGCTGCCGTTCCTGCACTCCGATCTTTTCCGCGAGTACGAGCTGCGCCCGCCCAAGGGCGTGCTGCTCTACGGTCCGCCCGGCTGTGGCAAGACGCTGATCGCCAAGGCCGTGGCGAACTCCCTCGCGAAGAAGGTCGCCGCCTCCCGTGGCGACACGGACGGACAGGCCAAGTCCTACTTCCTCAACATCAAGGGCCCCGAGCTGCTCAACAAGTTCGTCGGCGAGACCGAGCGGCACATCCGCTTGATCTTCCAGCGGGCCCGGGAGAAGGCATCCGAGGGCACCCCGGTGATCGTGTTCTTCGACGAGATGGACTCGATCTTCCGGACTCGTGGCAGCGGTGTCTCCTCCGACGTCGAGACCACCATCGTGCCCCAGCTCCTCAGCGAGATCGACGGCGTCGAGGGCCTGGAGAACGTGATCGTCATCGGCGCCTCCAACCGCGAGGACATGATCGACCCGGCCATCCTGCGGCCAGGGCGGCTCGATGTGAAGATCAAGATCGAGCGGCCGGACGCCGAGGCGGCCAAGGACATCTTCGCCAAGTACCTGACCGCGAACCTGCCCATCCACGAGGAGGACCTCGCGGAGTTCGGCGGCGACCGGTCCACGTGCATCCAGGCGATGATCCAGCACACGGTGGAGCGGATGTACTCCGAGACGGAGGACAACCGCTTCCTGGAGGTCACCTACGCCAACGGTGACAAGGAGATCCTGTACTTCAAGGACTTCAACTCCGGCGCGATGATCCAGAACATCGTCGACCGCGCGAAGAAGGCCGCGATCAAGGCGGTGCTCGACACCAAGCAGCCCGGTCTGCGCGTCCAGCACCTGCACGACGCCATCGTGGACGAGTTCGCCGAGAACGAGGACCTGCCCAACACGACCAACCCGGACGACTGGGCCAGGATCTCCGGCAAGAAGGGCGAGCGCATCGTCTACATCCGCACCCTGGTGACCGGCAAGAACCAGGAGTCGGGCCGGGCGATCGACACCGCCAGCAACACCGGCCAGTACCTGTAG
- a CDS encoding tRNA (adenine-N1)-methyltransferase, which yields MSSTSGPFQPGDRVQLTDPKGRKYTVVLEEGKEYHTHRGAIPHDALIGQPEGSVVNSVGGTTFLALRPLLSDYVLSMPRGAQVIYPKDAAQILMWGDIFPGARVLEAGAGSGALTCSLLRAVGEKGSVTSWEIREDHREHAERNVTRFFGEVPPNWTLTLGDVNDYDGGEVDRVILDMLAPWDVLPTIASKLIPGGVLVVYVATTTQLSKVTEALREQEMWTEPQAFETLMRPWHVVGLAVRPEHRMVGHTAFLLTARKLADGVITPKPQRRSSKG from the coding sequence GTTGTCCTGGAAGAGGGCAAGGAGTACCACACCCACCGCGGCGCCATCCCGCACGACGCCCTGATCGGCCAGCCCGAGGGCTCGGTGGTCAACTCCGTCGGCGGCACCACCTTCCTCGCCCTGCGCCCCCTGCTCTCGGACTACGTGCTGTCCATGCCAAGGGGCGCCCAGGTCATCTACCCCAAGGACGCCGCCCAGATCCTGATGTGGGGCGACATCTTCCCCGGCGCCCGGGTCCTGGAAGCAGGCGCCGGCAGCGGCGCCCTCACCTGCTCCCTGCTCCGCGCGGTAGGCGAGAAGGGCAGCGTCACCTCCTGGGAGATCCGCGAGGACCACCGCGAACACGCCGAACGCAACGTCACCCGCTTCTTCGGCGAGGTCCCCCCCAACTGGACCCTCACCCTCGGCGACGTCAACGACTACGACGGCGGCGAGGTGGACCGGGTGATCCTGGACATGCTGGCCCCGTGGGACGTCCTGCCCACCATCGCCAGCAAGCTGATCCCGGGCGGCGTGCTGGTGGTCTACGTGGCCACCACGACGCAGCTGTCGAAGGTGACGGAGGCGTTGCGGGAGCAGGAGATGTGGACCGAGCCGCAGGCCTTCGAGACGCTGATGCGGCCGTGGCACGTGGTGGGCCTGGCGGTGCGCCCGGAACACCGGATGGTGGGACACACGGCCTTCCTGCTGACGGCCCGGAAGCTGGCCGACGGCGTGATCACACCGAAGCCGCAACGCCGCTCGAGCAAGGGGTAA